From the Erythrolamprus reginae isolate rEryReg1 chromosome Z, rEryReg1.hap1, whole genome shotgun sequence genome, one window contains:
- the RNF40 gene encoding E3 ubiquitin-protein ligase BRE1B isoform X1 yields MSGVGSKRAAGDGGAGPPEKKSNREEKTTTTLIEPIRLGGISSTEEMDLKVLQFKNKKIAERLEQRQVFEDELRERIEKLEKRQATDDATLLIVNRYWKQLDETVQVLLRRYDGDCGQASEEPKLEIPGSELEAVHLESSERREAVLSPITPPAPWKAGDLVLNEPSLSFLATLASSSNEEIELQLQERMEFSKAAVSRIVEVSDKIHRRTEELSQKIHARVEFDQLEEVVKALNKELTRENRHLQDLITQMQEKHHKISLEYTELQDKVTSSETKVLEMETTIEDLQWDIEKLRKREQKINKHLTEALEQLNSGYYASGSSGGFQGGQITLSMQKFEMLNAELEENQELANSRMAELEKLQQEMQQAVRINEKLKVALRSLPEEAVKETLEYKVLQSQFSLLYNESLQVKTQLDEARALLLTTKNSHLRHIEHMESDELNVQKKLRTEVIQLEDTLAQVRKEYEMLRIEFEQNLAANEQAGPINREMRHLISSLQNHNHQLKGDVQRYKRKLREVQAEINKVRIQQCGFPSGLATAAPAPGNEDSSHPGAASVKEEEEAASSEIKKEFKEVQVKKEPKEEVVSPQLLGSTEGVKKEEEETSAPQPPAPHPLPPPRTKDLERSKGRGGDRGVDRDRSRDRDKEASSSSSSSSSSSRDREKQKGGGGSEDAKKKESDLLKQLRTELKKAQESQKEMKLLLDMYKSAPKEQRDKVQLMAAEKKTKAEVEELRVRIRELEEKEKKESKKMADEDALRKIKMAEEQIDHLQKKLAATKQEEEALLSEMDVTGQAFEDMQEQNMRLNQQLREKDDANFKLMSERIKSNQIHKLLREEKEELAEQVLALKSQVDTQLLVVQKLEEKERVLQGNLGTVEKELTLRSQALELNKRKAVEAAQLAEDLKVQLEHVQAKLKEIQTFMAENRAAKEKESFNLKRAQEDISRLRRKLEKQRKVEVYADADEILQEEIKEYQAKLTCPCCNTRKKDAVLTKCFHVFCFDCVKTRYDTRQRKCPKCNAAFGANDFHRIYIS; encoded by the exons ATGTCGGGAGTTGGAAGTAAGCGGGCAGCTGGAGATGGAGGAGCAGGGCCTCCCGAGAAAAAATCCAACCGGGAGGAGAAGACCACCACTACGCTCATTGAGCCTATCCGGCTTGGAGGCATCTCTTCCACG GAGGAGATGGACCTCAAGGTGCTTCAGTTCAAGAATAAGAAGATAGCAGAACGGCTGGAGCAACGGCAAGTGTTTGAGGATGAACTGCGTGAGCGCATAGAGAAGCTGGAGAAGAGGCAGGCCACGGATGATGCCACTCTCTTGATTGTCAACCGCTACTGGAAGCAG CTAGATGAGACGGTGCAGGTGCTCTTAAGACGTTATGATGGAGATTGTGGGCAGGCCTCTGAGGAGCCCAAATTGGAAATCCCAGGATCAGAATTGGAAGCTGTTCACTTAGAGAGTTCTGAAAGAAGAG AGGCAGTGCTGTCTCCTATTACGCCCCCTGCGCCCTGGAAGGCTGGGGACCTTGTGCTGAACGAGCCATCCCTTTCCTTCTTGGCTACCTTGGCCAGCAGCAGCAATGAAGAAATTGAGCTTCAACTTCAAGAACGCATGGAATTCTCCAAAGCTGCTGTCTCCCGTATTGTGGAGGTTTCGGATAAGATCCACCGGCGCACCGAGGAGCTGTCCCAAAAGATCCATGCACGGG TAGAGTTTGACCAGTTGGAAGAAGTTGTGAAGGCCCTCAACAAGGAGCTGACCAGAGAGAATCGCCACCTTCAAGACCTGATCACGCAGATGCAGGAGAAGCACCATAAAATTTCCTTGGAG TACACAGAACTGCAGGACAAAGTGACTTCATCAGAAACCAAAGTGCTGGAAATGGAAACGACCATTGAAGACCTGCAGTGGGACATAGAGAAGCTGCGCAAACGGGAACAGAAGATCAACAAGCACTTGACCGAAGCATTGGAGCAG CTCAATTCTGGTTACTATGCCTCAGGCAGTTCTGGTGGGTTCCAGGGTGGCCAAATCACGCTTAGCATGCAGAAG tttgagATGCTGAATGCAGAGCTGGAAGAGAATCAAGAACTTGCCAACAGTCGTATGGCAGAGCTGGAAAAACTGCAGCAGGAAATGCAGCAGGCTGTTAGAATTAATGAGAAGCTGAAG GTGGCGCTACGGAGTCTTCCAGAAGAGGCTGTAAAGGAGACTTTGGAGTACAAAGTGTTGCAGTCCCAGTTCTCACTGCTATACAATGAAAGCCTGCAGGTGAAAACACAGCTGGATGAGGCCCGGGCACTGCTTCTCACTACCAAGAACAGCCACCTGCGCCACATTGAGCACATGGAG AGCGATGAGCTGAATGTGCAGAAGAAGCTTCGGACCGAGGTGATCCAGCTGGAGGACACCCTGGCCCAGGTGCGCAAGGAGTATGAGATGCTGCGCATTGAATTTGAGCAGAACCTGGCAGCCAATGAGCAAGCAG GTCCCATCAATCGGGAGATGCGCCACCTCATCAGCAGCCTCCAGAACCACAACCACCAGCTGAAGGGAGACGTGCAGCGTTACAAACGCAAACTGCGGGAGGTCCAGGCCGAGATCAACAAG GTCCGCATTCAACAGTGTGGGTTTCCTTCTGGCTTGGCCACTGCAGCCCCAGCCCCAGGGAACGAAGACTCCAGCCACCCTGGGGCAGCTTCtgtgaaagaggaggaagaagcggCATCCTCCGAGATCAAGAAAGAATTCAAGGAGGTGCAAGTGAAGAAAGAGCCCAAGGAAGAAGTGGTGTCTCCTCAGCTGCTCGGGAGCACAGAGGGagtgaaaaaagaagaagaggaaacctCTGCCCCCCAGCCTCCTGCTCCCCACCCGCTGCCGCCACCCCGCACCAAAGATCTTGAGCGGTCCAAGGGACGTGGCGGAGACCGGGGCGTTGACCGAGACAGGTCCCGGGATCGTGACAAagaggcctcttcctcctcctcctcctcctcttcctcttcacgGGATCGGGAGAAGCAAAAAGGTGGTGGAGGTAGCGAAGATGCTAAGAAGAAAGAATCAGATCTTCTCAAGCAGCTGCGAACTGAGCTCAA aAAGGCTCAGGAGAGCCAGAAGGAGATGAAGCTTCTTTTGGACATGTACAAGTCGGCCCCCAAGGAGCAGCGGGACAAAGTGCAGCTGATGGCAGCTGAGAAGAAAACCAAAGCTGAG GTGGAAGAGTTGCGAGTGAGGATCCGTGaactggaggagaaagagaagaaagagagtaaGAAAATGGCCGATGAGGATGCCTTACGCAAGATCAAGATGGCCGAGGAACAAATTGACCACCTGCAGAAAAAATTGGCAGCAACCAAGCAG GAGGAAGAGGCTCTTCTCTCAGAGATGGATGTGACAGGCCAAGCGTTTGAGGACATGCAGGAGCAGAACATGCGGCTAAACCAGCAGCTGCGTGAGAAGGATGACGCCAACTTCAAGCTGATGTCGGAGCGCATCAAATCCAACCAGATTCACAAGCTCCTgcgggaggagaaggaagaactgGCCGAGCAGGTGCTGGCCCTCAAGTCCCAG GTGGACACCCAGCTCTTAGTTGTGCAGAAGCTGGAGGAGAAGGAACGAGTCCTGCAGGGCAATCTGGGCACCGTGGAGAAAGAGCTCACTTTACGGAGCCAAGCCCTGGAGCTCAACAAGAGGAAG GCGGTGGAAGCAGCCCAGCTGGCAGAAGACCTGAAGGTGCAGCTGGAGCACGTGCAGGCCAAACTGAAGGAGATCCAGACCTTCATGGCGGAGAACAGGGCGGCCAAGGAGAAGGAGTCCTTCAACCTCAAGAGAGCTCAG GAGGACATATCTCGCCTTCGGCGCAAACTGGAAAAGCAGCGCAAAGTGGAGGTGTACGCAGATGCCGATGAGATCCTCCAAGAAGAGATCAAGGAGTACCAG GCCAAGCTCACGTGTCCGTGCTGCAACACCCGCAAGAAGGACGCTGTCCTCACCAAATGCTTCCACGTCTTCTGCTTTGACTGCGTCAAGACCCGCTACGATACCCGCCAGCGGAAATGCCCCAAGTGCAATGCCGCCTTTGGTGCCAATGACTTCCACCGGATCTACATCAGCTGA
- the RNF40 gene encoding E3 ubiquitin-protein ligase BRE1B isoform X2 — translation MSGVGSKRAAGDGGAGPPEKKSNREEKTTTTLIEPIRLGGISSTEEMDLKVLQFKNKKIAERLEQRQVFEDELRERIEKLEKRQATDDATLLIVNRYWKQLDETVQVLLRRYDGDCGQASEEPKLEIPGSELEAVHLESSERREAVLSPITPPAPWKAGDLVLNEPSLSFLATLASSSNEEIELQLQERMEFSKAAVSRIVEVSDKIHRRTEELSQKIHAREFDQLEEVVKALNKELTRENRHLQDLITQMQEKHHKISLEYTELQDKVTSSETKVLEMETTIEDLQWDIEKLRKREQKINKHLTEALEQLNSGYYASGSSGGFQGGQITLSMQKFEMLNAELEENQELANSRMAELEKLQQEMQQAVRINEKLKVALRSLPEEAVKETLEYKVLQSQFSLLYNESLQVKTQLDEARALLLTTKNSHLRHIEHMESDELNVQKKLRTEVIQLEDTLAQVRKEYEMLRIEFEQNLAANEQAGPINREMRHLISSLQNHNHQLKGDVQRYKRKLREVQAEINKVRIQQCGFPSGLATAAPAPGNEDSSHPGAASVKEEEEAASSEIKKEFKEVQVKKEPKEEVVSPQLLGSTEGVKKEEEETSAPQPPAPHPLPPPRTKDLERSKGRGGDRGVDRDRSRDRDKEASSSSSSSSSSSRDREKQKGGGGSEDAKKKESDLLKQLRTELKKAQESQKEMKLLLDMYKSAPKEQRDKVQLMAAEKKTKAEVEELRVRIRELEEKEKKESKKMADEDALRKIKMAEEQIDHLQKKLAATKQEEEALLSEMDVTGQAFEDMQEQNMRLNQQLREKDDANFKLMSERIKSNQIHKLLREEKEELAEQVLALKSQVDTQLLVVQKLEEKERVLQGNLGTVEKELTLRSQALELNKRKAVEAAQLAEDLKVQLEHVQAKLKEIQTFMAENRAAKEKESFNLKRAQEDISRLRRKLEKQRKVEVYADADEILQEEIKEYQAKLTCPCCNTRKKDAVLTKCFHVFCFDCVKTRYDTRQRKCPKCNAAFGANDFHRIYIS, via the exons ATGTCGGGAGTTGGAAGTAAGCGGGCAGCTGGAGATGGAGGAGCAGGGCCTCCCGAGAAAAAATCCAACCGGGAGGAGAAGACCACCACTACGCTCATTGAGCCTATCCGGCTTGGAGGCATCTCTTCCACG GAGGAGATGGACCTCAAGGTGCTTCAGTTCAAGAATAAGAAGATAGCAGAACGGCTGGAGCAACGGCAAGTGTTTGAGGATGAACTGCGTGAGCGCATAGAGAAGCTGGAGAAGAGGCAGGCCACGGATGATGCCACTCTCTTGATTGTCAACCGCTACTGGAAGCAG CTAGATGAGACGGTGCAGGTGCTCTTAAGACGTTATGATGGAGATTGTGGGCAGGCCTCTGAGGAGCCCAAATTGGAAATCCCAGGATCAGAATTGGAAGCTGTTCACTTAGAGAGTTCTGAAAGAAGAG AGGCAGTGCTGTCTCCTATTACGCCCCCTGCGCCCTGGAAGGCTGGGGACCTTGTGCTGAACGAGCCATCCCTTTCCTTCTTGGCTACCTTGGCCAGCAGCAGCAATGAAGAAATTGAGCTTCAACTTCAAGAACGCATGGAATTCTCCAAAGCTGCTGTCTCCCGTATTGTGGAGGTTTCGGATAAGATCCACCGGCGCACCGAGGAGCTGTCCCAAAAGATCCATGCACGGG AGTTTGACCAGTTGGAAGAAGTTGTGAAGGCCCTCAACAAGGAGCTGACCAGAGAGAATCGCCACCTTCAAGACCTGATCACGCAGATGCAGGAGAAGCACCATAAAATTTCCTTGGAG TACACAGAACTGCAGGACAAAGTGACTTCATCAGAAACCAAAGTGCTGGAAATGGAAACGACCATTGAAGACCTGCAGTGGGACATAGAGAAGCTGCGCAAACGGGAACAGAAGATCAACAAGCACTTGACCGAAGCATTGGAGCAG CTCAATTCTGGTTACTATGCCTCAGGCAGTTCTGGTGGGTTCCAGGGTGGCCAAATCACGCTTAGCATGCAGAAG tttgagATGCTGAATGCAGAGCTGGAAGAGAATCAAGAACTTGCCAACAGTCGTATGGCAGAGCTGGAAAAACTGCAGCAGGAAATGCAGCAGGCTGTTAGAATTAATGAGAAGCTGAAG GTGGCGCTACGGAGTCTTCCAGAAGAGGCTGTAAAGGAGACTTTGGAGTACAAAGTGTTGCAGTCCCAGTTCTCACTGCTATACAATGAAAGCCTGCAGGTGAAAACACAGCTGGATGAGGCCCGGGCACTGCTTCTCACTACCAAGAACAGCCACCTGCGCCACATTGAGCACATGGAG AGCGATGAGCTGAATGTGCAGAAGAAGCTTCGGACCGAGGTGATCCAGCTGGAGGACACCCTGGCCCAGGTGCGCAAGGAGTATGAGATGCTGCGCATTGAATTTGAGCAGAACCTGGCAGCCAATGAGCAAGCAG GTCCCATCAATCGGGAGATGCGCCACCTCATCAGCAGCCTCCAGAACCACAACCACCAGCTGAAGGGAGACGTGCAGCGTTACAAACGCAAACTGCGGGAGGTCCAGGCCGAGATCAACAAG GTCCGCATTCAACAGTGTGGGTTTCCTTCTGGCTTGGCCACTGCAGCCCCAGCCCCAGGGAACGAAGACTCCAGCCACCCTGGGGCAGCTTCtgtgaaagaggaggaagaagcggCATCCTCCGAGATCAAGAAAGAATTCAAGGAGGTGCAAGTGAAGAAAGAGCCCAAGGAAGAAGTGGTGTCTCCTCAGCTGCTCGGGAGCACAGAGGGagtgaaaaaagaagaagaggaaacctCTGCCCCCCAGCCTCCTGCTCCCCACCCGCTGCCGCCACCCCGCACCAAAGATCTTGAGCGGTCCAAGGGACGTGGCGGAGACCGGGGCGTTGACCGAGACAGGTCCCGGGATCGTGACAAagaggcctcttcctcctcctcctcctcctcttcctcttcacgGGATCGGGAGAAGCAAAAAGGTGGTGGAGGTAGCGAAGATGCTAAGAAGAAAGAATCAGATCTTCTCAAGCAGCTGCGAACTGAGCTCAA aAAGGCTCAGGAGAGCCAGAAGGAGATGAAGCTTCTTTTGGACATGTACAAGTCGGCCCCCAAGGAGCAGCGGGACAAAGTGCAGCTGATGGCAGCTGAGAAGAAAACCAAAGCTGAG GTGGAAGAGTTGCGAGTGAGGATCCGTGaactggaggagaaagagaagaaagagagtaaGAAAATGGCCGATGAGGATGCCTTACGCAAGATCAAGATGGCCGAGGAACAAATTGACCACCTGCAGAAAAAATTGGCAGCAACCAAGCAG GAGGAAGAGGCTCTTCTCTCAGAGATGGATGTGACAGGCCAAGCGTTTGAGGACATGCAGGAGCAGAACATGCGGCTAAACCAGCAGCTGCGTGAGAAGGATGACGCCAACTTCAAGCTGATGTCGGAGCGCATCAAATCCAACCAGATTCACAAGCTCCTgcgggaggagaaggaagaactgGCCGAGCAGGTGCTGGCCCTCAAGTCCCAG GTGGACACCCAGCTCTTAGTTGTGCAGAAGCTGGAGGAGAAGGAACGAGTCCTGCAGGGCAATCTGGGCACCGTGGAGAAAGAGCTCACTTTACGGAGCCAAGCCCTGGAGCTCAACAAGAGGAAG GCGGTGGAAGCAGCCCAGCTGGCAGAAGACCTGAAGGTGCAGCTGGAGCACGTGCAGGCCAAACTGAAGGAGATCCAGACCTTCATGGCGGAGAACAGGGCGGCCAAGGAGAAGGAGTCCTTCAACCTCAAGAGAGCTCAG GAGGACATATCTCGCCTTCGGCGCAAACTGGAAAAGCAGCGCAAAGTGGAGGTGTACGCAGATGCCGATGAGATCCTCCAAGAAGAGATCAAGGAGTACCAG GCCAAGCTCACGTGTCCGTGCTGCAACACCCGCAAGAAGGACGCTGTCCTCACCAAATGCTTCCACGTCTTCTGCTTTGACTGCGTCAAGACCCGCTACGATACCCGCCAGCGGAAATGCCCCAAGTGCAATGCCGCCTTTGGTGCCAATGACTTCCACCGGATCTACATCAGCTGA